In Mycolicibacterium alvei, a single window of DNA contains:
- a CDS encoding branched-chain amino acid ABC transporter substrate-binding protein: MRGRVARKAFALGSAGVVALAIAGCNQSSPEDGASQTDLMIVEKVQIDENGAEVKAAEGVTPADPAGDGKATCPPVMIGMMGALNGPDAALGINIKNGVQLAIDKHNAANAGCQVQLKSFDTEGDPQKATGVAPQIVDEAFIIGLIGPAFSGETKATGDVFNQAGLVAATASATNVTLSENGWRTFFRGLANDGVQGPSVANYLKNTLGNKKVCVVDDSTDYGLGLAQAVRETLGPVADSSCNISVKKGDKEFSAAVTQIKNAAPDSVFYSGYYSEAAPFVQQLKDGGVAATFVSADGTKDQQFVDQAGESSKGALLSCPCGPATGAFADEYTQKFGQAPGTYSTEGYDLGTILLKGIDSGAITRPALLDYVRTYEGQGVARKYQWSDKGELTTNLIWMYEVK, encoded by the coding sequence GTGCGCGGTCGCGTGGCACGGAAAGCATTTGCTCTCGGAAGTGCGGGTGTGGTTGCCCTGGCGATTGCCGGCTGCAACCAGTCCTCGCCGGAAGACGGGGCATCGCAGACCGATTTGATGATCGTCGAGAAGGTCCAGATCGACGAGAACGGTGCCGAGGTCAAGGCCGCCGAAGGCGTCACCCCGGCCGATCCCGCCGGCGACGGGAAGGCCACCTGCCCGCCGGTGATGATCGGCATGATGGGTGCCCTCAACGGTCCGGATGCCGCCCTGGGCATCAACATCAAGAACGGTGTGCAGCTGGCGATCGACAAGCACAACGCCGCCAACGCCGGCTGCCAGGTGCAACTCAAGAGCTTCGACACCGAGGGTGATCCGCAGAAGGCCACCGGCGTGGCGCCGCAGATCGTCGACGAGGCGTTCATCATCGGCCTGATCGGGCCCGCGTTCTCCGGCGAGACCAAGGCCACCGGTGACGTGTTCAACCAGGCCGGACTGGTCGCCGCCACCGCGTCGGCCACCAACGTCACGTTGAGCGAGAACGGGTGGCGGACGTTCTTCCGCGGCCTGGCCAATGACGGCGTGCAGGGCCCCTCGGTGGCCAACTACCTCAAGAACACCCTCGGCAACAAGAAGGTGTGCGTTGTCGACGACAGCACCGACTACGGTCTCGGCCTGGCCCAAGCTGTGCGTGAAACCCTTGGCCCGGTTGCTGATTCGTCGTGCAACATCTCGGTGAAGAAGGGTGACAAAGAGTTCTCGGCCGCTGTCACCCAGATCAAGAATGCTGCCCCGGATTCGGTGTTCTACAGCGGCTATTACTCCGAGGCCGCACCGTTCGTCCAGCAACTCAAGGACGGTGGTGTGGCGGCAACCTTCGTCAGCGCCGACGGCACCAAGGACCAGCAGTTCGTCGATCAGGCCGGCGAATCCTCGAAGGGCGCGCTGCTGTCCTGCCCGTGTGGCCCGGCCACCGGGGCGTTCGCCGATGAGTACACGCAGAAGTTCGGGCAGGCGCCCGGCACCTACAGCACCGAGGGCTATGACCTGGGCACCATCCTGCTCAAGGGCATCGACTCCGGCGCCATCACCCGACCGGCGCTGCTGGACTACGTCCGCACCTACGAGGGCCAAGGTGTGGCACGCAAGTACCAGTGGAGCGACAAGGGTGAGCTGACCACCAATTTGATCTGGATGTACGAAGTCAAGTAA
- a CDS encoding ANTAR domain-containing response regulator: MTGSPNDADSPRRVLIAEDEALIRLDLAEMLREEGYEVVGEAGDGQEAVELAEALRPDLVIMDVKMPRRDGIDAASEIASKRIAPIVILTAFSQRELVERARDAGAMAYLVKPFSITDLVPAIEVAVSRFGEVAALENEVATLGDRLETRKLVERAKGLLQSKHQMTEPEAFKWIQRAAMDRRTTMKRVAEVVLETLEETEEAPTPEN, from the coding sequence ATGACCGGGTCACCGAACGACGCTGACAGCCCCCGCCGTGTGCTCATCGCCGAGGATGAGGCGCTCATCCGCCTCGACCTCGCCGAGATGCTCCGTGAAGAGGGCTACGAGGTCGTCGGCGAGGCCGGTGATGGGCAGGAGGCCGTTGAACTCGCCGAGGCCCTGCGTCCGGACCTGGTGATCATGGACGTGAAGATGCCCCGGCGCGACGGTATCGACGCGGCCTCGGAGATCGCCAGTAAGCGCATTGCCCCGATCGTGATCTTGACCGCCTTCAGCCAGCGTGAGTTGGTCGAGCGTGCCCGCGATGCCGGGGCGATGGCCTACCTCGTCAAGCCCTTCAGCATCACCGACCTGGTTCCCGCCATCGAGGTGGCGGTCAGCCGGTTCGGTGAGGTCGCCGCGTTGGAGAACGAAGTGGCGACGTTGGGGGACCGACTGGAGACCCGCAAGCTTGTTGAGCGGGCCAAGGGTTTGCTGCAGAGCAAACATCAGATGACCGAGCCCGAGGCATTCAAGTGGATTCAGCGGGCCGCGATGGACCGCCGGACCACGATGAAACGGGTGGCCGAGGTGGTGCTGGAAACGTTGGAAGAAACCGAGGAAGCGCCCACTCCAGAGAACTGA
- a CDS encoding tyrosine-type recombinase/integrase, with protein MATVSKDEKTGTYMVRYRTPENKQTKKRGFTTKRDANAFAASVEVKKMTGEYIAPSLGKVTIGSLGPGWLERQKGHMKPSGFRSYESCWRNHVEPRWADVKISDVKYSEVQAWITSLSTKLSASMIANVYSVLARILDDAVRDRSIPSNPARGVRLPKRTKKPNVYLTREQLFALADESGRYRSLVLLLGTVGLRWGEAAALRVSDVDFLRRRITLHENAVRIGATTHVGSLKTGHNRVVPLSLFAAEAIAKTCEGKERENLIWPSASGDYLGPPAGNKSWLSGAVARCQAADSTFPRITAHDLRHTAASLAISAGANVLVVQRMLGHASAAMTLDTYADLFDDDLNAVADRLDALVPKMCPDGAQKPKSTALKSV; from the coding sequence ATGGCTACCGTCAGCAAAGACGAGAAAACCGGAACCTACATGGTTCGGTATCGCACGCCAGAAAACAAACAAACCAAGAAGCGAGGTTTTACAACCAAGCGAGACGCGAACGCTTTTGCGGCGTCGGTAGAAGTGAAAAAGATGACGGGGGAGTACATCGCACCGTCGCTGGGAAAAGTCACGATTGGCTCACTTGGACCGGGGTGGCTGGAACGCCAAAAAGGACACATGAAACCGTCCGGTTTTCGTTCGTATGAAAGCTGTTGGCGTAACCACGTCGAACCGCGTTGGGCAGACGTGAAGATTTCCGACGTGAAATATTCCGAAGTACAAGCGTGGATTACGTCGCTGTCTACGAAACTTTCGGCTTCTATGATTGCGAACGTTTACTCAGTGCTCGCACGCATTTTGGACGACGCCGTAAGGGATCGTTCGATTCCAAGCAATCCGGCGCGTGGCGTGAGATTGCCCAAACGCACGAAAAAGCCAAATGTGTATCTGACTCGCGAGCAGCTTTTTGCATTGGCAGACGAGAGCGGTAGGTATCGCTCGCTGGTGTTGCTACTGGGTACGGTCGGCCTGCGGTGGGGCGAAGCCGCAGCGTTGCGCGTGTCTGACGTGGATTTCTTACGGCGTCGAATCACGTTGCACGAGAACGCGGTTCGTATCGGTGCCACGACGCACGTCGGTTCACTCAAGACCGGCCACAACCGCGTGGTTCCGCTGTCGCTGTTTGCTGCCGAAGCGATTGCAAAAACGTGTGAGGGTAAAGAACGCGAGAATCTGATTTGGCCGTCTGCCAGCGGTGACTACTTAGGCCCGCCAGCGGGAAACAAATCGTGGCTGTCTGGCGCGGTTGCGCGTTGTCAGGCCGCAGATTCCACTTTTCCGCGCATCACAGCGCACGATCTGCGCCACACAGCGGCGTCATTGGCCATCAGCGCCGGGGCGAACGTTTTGGTGGTTCAGCGGATGCTTGGACACGCGAGCGCGGCAATGACGCTGGACACCTATGCCGACCTGTTTGACGACGACCTGAACGCGGTTGCGGATCGGTTGGATGCACTTGTGCCCAAAATGTGCCCAGACGGTGCCCAGAAACCGAAATCGACTGCTCTGAAATCTGTCTGA
- a CDS encoding helix-turn-helix domain-containing protein — MSVDSLSQNRYLRNEHSIPHVKIGGRVRYLKDDLIEYVKKNRRVSNGA, encoded by the coding sequence ATGTCCGTCGATTCGCTTTCGCAAAATCGCTATCTGCGAAACGAGCACAGTATCCCTCACGTAAAAATAGGGGGACGTGTGCGTTATCTCAAAGACGACTTGATCGAGTACGTCAAGAAAAACCGTCGCGTCAGCAACGGGGCGTAA
- a CDS encoding phage/plasmid primase, P4 family codes for MALYPEHLKMLAHSGISSEFANQRGYETIVNSQLLKPLGFNQAQQKLGQGLLIPLLRADGTVSGYQFRPDTPRQHQNGKDRKYETPSRQRNVLDVPPGVGGWLDDPSFDLWITEGTKKADCGAIHGLCIVALSGVWNWCGTNDFGGKTVLADFHDIALNGRRVVLAFDGDAARNPDVFQAMCSLADWLKTKDARVEYLHLPDNGDSKVGLDDYLAEHSLSDLLKLVKNHPPVADGGKHVADEHRFKDAYIGQEIADTYLKREYIYTGSFGWMKFDSRRWTPISQPVVEDVVRRAVIDMLEKASNKNLGVHVLKPLAALLSASRIAAILRIIKGYLATDAEDFDAHPHLLNVKNGVVDLRNGNLRPHDPNLKLTKVTMVDYVKDAIHEDWNAALTALPEDVTHWLQMRFGQGITGHPVPDDKLVILKGSGENGKTTVVDGVRFALGSDYAVTLPDRVLLARNGDHPTEMMVLRGARLAFMEEFPELGHLNVKRLKDLHGVGQISARYCGKDTVFWEPSHTIFVTTNYLPRVDESDHGTWRRLALVPFPYKYVKPNKPITNENMERTGDPDLRTRLRNGRNGQHEAVLSWLVAGAVQWYRGEQTMPDEPQSVITATRKWRASADLLLRFFDDKIVFDPEAHVISTELYAVFADWLKSHGHVPWGDQNFSARLSQHSEISLRGVEKKQIRKNQNLSRNGYAFASTEPVPARYTAWAGIRFRRADDRGQDEPDQHKWKVVRGGKGL; via the coding sequence GTGGCTCTGTATCCCGAGCATCTAAAGATGCTCGCGCACTCTGGCATTTCGTCAGAGTTCGCCAATCAACGCGGCTACGAAACCATCGTTAACAGCCAACTTCTAAAACCGTTGGGATTCAACCAAGCCCAACAAAAACTAGGGCAAGGTCTCCTAATACCGCTTCTGCGTGCCGATGGCACCGTGTCGGGTTACCAATTTCGACCCGACACCCCGCGTCAACATCAGAACGGCAAAGACAGAAAGTACGAAACGCCATCGCGTCAGCGCAACGTTCTGGACGTACCTCCCGGCGTAGGCGGTTGGCTGGACGATCCCAGTTTTGATTTGTGGATTACCGAGGGAACGAAAAAAGCCGATTGCGGGGCAATCCACGGTTTGTGCATCGTGGCGTTGTCCGGCGTCTGGAACTGGTGCGGTACCAACGACTTTGGCGGAAAAACCGTGCTGGCTGACTTCCATGACATTGCCCTAAACGGCCGACGTGTGGTCCTGGCGTTCGACGGTGACGCAGCGAGAAACCCTGACGTGTTTCAAGCAATGTGCAGTCTTGCGGATTGGCTCAAAACAAAAGATGCCCGCGTCGAGTATTTGCACTTGCCTGACAACGGTGATTCCAAAGTTGGGTTGGATGACTACCTCGCCGAACACTCGCTTAGCGACCTATTGAAATTGGTAAAGAACCATCCGCCGGTCGCTGACGGGGGAAAACATGTTGCCGATGAACACAGATTCAAAGACGCTTACATAGGGCAGGAAATCGCAGATACCTACCTAAAACGCGAATACATCTACACCGGTTCGTTCGGATGGATGAAATTCGACAGCAGACGATGGACGCCGATAAGCCAACCGGTCGTTGAGGACGTTGTTCGTCGTGCGGTTATCGACATGCTCGAAAAAGCATCGAACAAAAATCTCGGCGTCCATGTGTTGAAACCACTCGCCGCGCTTCTGTCAGCTAGCCGCATTGCCGCAATTTTGCGAATCATCAAGGGATACCTTGCAACTGACGCCGAAGATTTCGACGCGCACCCACATTTACTAAATGTAAAAAACGGCGTGGTGGATCTTCGTAATGGAAACTTGAGGCCGCACGATCCAAACCTGAAACTCACAAAAGTCACGATGGTTGATTACGTCAAAGATGCCATACACGAAGACTGGAATGCTGCCCTTACTGCATTACCCGAAGACGTGACGCACTGGCTGCAAATGAGATTCGGTCAGGGCATAACTGGCCATCCGGTTCCCGATGATAAATTGGTGATTCTGAAAGGCTCTGGCGAGAACGGAAAGACAACTGTTGTTGACGGCGTGCGGTTCGCACTTGGAAGTGACTACGCCGTGACGCTGCCGGATCGTGTTTTGTTAGCACGCAACGGAGACCACCCAACAGAAATGATGGTTCTGCGTGGTGCACGCTTGGCGTTCATGGAGGAATTTCCAGAGTTGGGACATTTGAACGTTAAGCGTTTGAAAGACTTGCACGGAGTTGGGCAGATTTCGGCGCGATACTGTGGAAAAGATACGGTGTTCTGGGAACCAAGTCACACAATCTTTGTGACAACGAACTATCTGCCGAGAGTTGACGAATCCGACCACGGAACGTGGCGACGTTTAGCACTAGTGCCGTTTCCCTACAAATATGTAAAGCCAAACAAGCCGATTACAAACGAGAACATGGAAAGAACTGGCGATCCTGACTTGCGTACTCGCCTACGGAACGGTCGTAACGGTCAGCATGAAGCCGTACTTTCTTGGCTAGTCGCGGGGGCGGTTCAGTGGTACAGAGGAGAACAGACTATGCCTGACGAACCACAATCGGTGATTACAGCTACGCGTAAATGGCGTGCCAGCGCTGATCTGTTATTGCGATTCTTCGACGACAAGATAGTTTTCGATCCCGAAGCGCACGTGATAAGTACCGAACTATACGCGGTTTTTGCAGACTGGTTGAAGTCACACGGTCACGTTCCTTGGGGTGACCAAAATTTCAGTGCGCGGCTGAGTCAACATAGTGAGATTTCGCTACGTGGTGTTGAAAAGAAACAGATCAGAAAAAACCAAAATCTCTCTAGAAACGGCTACGCCTTCGCTTCGACGGAGCCTGTTCCGGCCCGCTACACCGCGTGGGCAGGGATTCGGTTTCGTCGTGCCGACGACAGGGGTCAGGACGAGCCTGACCAGCACAAATGGAAAGTGGTGAGGGGTGGCAAGGGGCTCTAG
- a CDS encoding MmpS family transport accessory protein produces the protein MWIPLVLVVVGVAGGFTVSRLHGVFGSESRPAYTSAEREEKRPHDPKHLVYEVFGPPGTVATISYFDADAEPQLIREATLPWSVEFPISDATAMGNLSAQGNSDSIGCRILVGDEVKDEKVRTGVSAFTFCQLKAA, from the coding sequence CTGTGGATTCCACTGGTGCTCGTGGTGGTAGGGGTTGCAGGCGGATTTACCGTGTCACGGCTGCACGGCGTCTTCGGCAGCGAGAGCCGCCCCGCATACACCAGCGCCGAACGTGAAGAGAAGCGGCCCCACGATCCCAAGCACCTGGTGTACGAGGTGTTCGGCCCGCCCGGGACCGTTGCGACCATCAGCTATTTCGATGCTGATGCCGAGCCGCAACTCATCAGGGAAGCAACCCTGCCGTGGTCAGTGGAGTTCCCCATCTCCGATGCGACGGCGATGGGAAATCTCAGCGCACAGGGCAACTCTGATTCCATCGGTTGCCGCATCCTCGTCGGCGATGAGGTGAAAGACGAGAAGGTTCGAACCGGCGTGAGCGCATTCACCTTCTGTCAGTTGAAGGCAGCATGA
- a CDS encoding adenylate/guanylate cyclase domain-containing protein → MPEMALNNRMSARTRHYAESVSSRLRVLTIATWIAAAVTTGFGIFQLALDGPMWRLGFFNLVSAGLFVVVPLLYRFGELIAPLTFFLIAYLSVSVMCFAIGTGSGLQFYFVVAVSLVVLVLGIERIVLAASLAALAVAATIALQVLVPQDRGVGPPWALTAGFVVSAVSAAVMVFATVWTSLREMARAEQAMDAEYQRSEQLLSNILPATIAQRLKEPSRTIIADNYDDASILFADIAGYTERASDLTPTDLVRFLDRLFTDLDALVDRHGLEKVKTSGDSYMVVAGVPKPRADHIEALACLALDLADAVADLKDPRGREVPLRIGLAAGPVVAGVVGARKFFYDVWGDAVNIAARMETTDVAGRIQVPQNVYDRINHAFVLEERGDVEIKGKGVMHTWYLVGRRDDEAVPARLETA, encoded by the coding sequence ATGCCCGAGATGGCCCTGAACAACCGCATGTCGGCGCGCACTCGGCACTACGCGGAGAGCGTGTCGAGCCGACTACGCGTGTTGACCATCGCGACGTGGATCGCCGCCGCTGTGACCACCGGTTTCGGGATCTTCCAGTTGGCCTTGGACGGACCAATGTGGCGACTCGGGTTCTTCAACCTCGTTTCCGCAGGTCTGTTCGTTGTGGTGCCACTGTTGTACCGGTTCGGCGAGCTGATCGCGCCGCTGACGTTCTTCCTGATCGCCTACCTGTCGGTGTCCGTGATGTGTTTCGCGATCGGGACCGGTTCGGGTTTGCAGTTCTACTTCGTGGTCGCGGTATCGCTGGTGGTCCTGGTGCTGGGCATCGAGCGCATCGTGCTCGCCGCGTCGTTGGCGGCCTTGGCCGTGGCTGCCACCATCGCGTTGCAGGTCCTGGTTCCACAGGATCGAGGCGTCGGGCCGCCGTGGGCGCTGACCGCAGGCTTCGTGGTGTCGGCGGTTTCCGCGGCCGTGATGGTATTTGCCACAGTCTGGACGTCGCTGCGCGAAATGGCCCGGGCCGAACAGGCCATGGACGCCGAATACCAGCGGTCCGAGCAGTTGCTGAGCAACATCCTGCCCGCCACGATCGCGCAGCGGCTCAAGGAGCCCTCACGGACCATCATCGCCGACAACTACGACGACGCCTCGATTCTGTTCGCCGACATTGCCGGCTACACCGAACGGGCCAGCGATCTCACCCCGACCGATCTGGTGCGCTTCCTCGACCGGCTGTTCACCGACCTCGACGCGTTGGTGGACCGTCACGGACTGGAGAAGGTGAAGACCAGCGGTGACTCCTACATGGTGGTGGCCGGGGTGCCCAAACCGCGTGCCGACCACATCGAGGCACTCGCCTGCCTGGCGCTCGATCTGGCGGACGCGGTCGCCGACCTCAAGGACCCGCGTGGGCGCGAGGTGCCGTTGCGGATCGGCCTGGCAGCCGGACCCGTGGTGGCCGGGGTGGTCGGCGCCCGCAAGTTCTTCTATGACGTCTGGGGCGATGCGGTCAATATCGCCGCACGGATGGAGACCACCGACGTTGCCGGCCGAATTCAGGTGCCGCAGAACGTCTATGACCGCATCAATCACGCGTTCGTGCTCGAGGAGCGCGGCGATGTCGAGATCAAGGGCAAGGGCGTGATGCACACCTGGTATCTGGTCGGGCGGCGCGACGACGAGGCGGTTCCGGCCCGACTGGAGACTGCCTGA
- a CDS encoding DUF2339 domain-containing protein, whose protein sequence is MSESHRAVIARMSSDLAAISAYTHRVSMDLGELGRMLDQAPAAVLPPMPAAPATWPVTPVPVPAAAPAPVPPGTVPALRSDRSEGWIGKALAVAGVAVTLTGVVLLLVLAAQAGILRPEFRVAAGAALAAGLVGAGWWLSRRPGGRVGAIALAATGVAAAYMDVIAVTTIYDWVSTPVGLMLAAGIGGGGLMLARRWNSEQLGLLVLVPLIALAPVVTDGVTLLLIGFMLALSAAALPVQLGRDWTWLYAARIAAATLPLLLALAAAAIDGRHDLLLALACGLAAALALVGGLLVLRWTTRPSATAALTACGVLPVLCVAAGVDRTIAALMAVALTAALSMIVAFGERIPGVSVVVRQIWSVLAAVAALIAVLVAFDGPVAGPVLLAMATVVGVAGRRHGVTRWIAIGLAVVGGLIYLDAAGPDILVHATKLSAELTVSVLIGSLLAIAAAAAISWAWSVEGAADQEVLRLVWAVAALVAGYALTVFAVTAGVAVAGTRAGFFGGHMVATICWIGVAAGLLAYAARRPKAQRSLPIGGGMALVAAAMAKLFLFDLGTLDGIFRVVVFIVVGLALLGMGAGYARLLNQQDRVAVERSV, encoded by the coding sequence ATGAGCGAATCTCATCGCGCCGTGATCGCCCGGATGTCCTCGGATCTGGCGGCGATCTCGGCGTATACGCACCGGGTGTCCATGGATCTGGGGGAGTTGGGGCGGATGCTCGATCAGGCTCCGGCGGCGGTACTGCCCCCGATGCCTGCCGCACCTGCCACCTGGCCCGTCACCCCTGTTCCGGTGCCCGCCGCAGCGCCCGCGCCGGTGCCGCCCGGGACGGTGCCCGCATTGCGGTCGGATCGCTCCGAGGGCTGGATCGGCAAGGCGCTCGCGGTCGCCGGGGTGGCCGTGACGCTCACCGGTGTGGTGCTGCTGCTGGTGCTGGCCGCCCAGGCGGGGATCCTGCGACCGGAGTTCCGGGTCGCGGCAGGTGCGGCGTTGGCCGCCGGCCTGGTCGGCGCCGGGTGGTGGCTGTCTCGCCGGCCGGGTGGCCGGGTCGGGGCGATCGCGCTGGCCGCGACCGGTGTTGCCGCCGCATACATGGACGTGATCGCCGTGACCACGATCTATGACTGGGTGTCAACGCCGGTCGGTCTGATGTTGGCCGCCGGAATCGGTGGTGGTGGTCTGATGCTGGCGCGGCGGTGGAACTCTGAACAACTCGGCTTGTTGGTCCTGGTACCGCTGATCGCCCTGGCGCCCGTCGTCACCGATGGGGTGACCCTGCTGCTGATCGGATTCATGCTGGCGTTGTCGGCCGCCGCACTTCCGGTCCAGCTCGGTCGGGACTGGACCTGGTTGTATGCCGCGCGTATCGCCGCGGCCACGCTGCCGTTGTTGCTCGCGCTGGCGGCGGCCGCAATCGATGGTCGGCACGATCTCCTGCTCGCGCTGGCCTGCGGGCTCGCTGCAGCGCTGGCCCTGGTGGGTGGGTTGCTCGTGTTGCGTTGGACCACCAGGCCGTCGGCGACGGCGGCCCTGACGGCCTGCGGCGTTCTTCCGGTGTTGTGTGTCGCGGCCGGCGTTGATCGCACGATCGCAGCCCTCATGGCGGTGGCGCTGACGGCAGCCTTGTCGATGATCGTGGCGTTCGGCGAGCGAATTCCCGGGGTGAGCGTCGTGGTCCGCCAGATCTGGTCGGTACTGGCGGCCGTGGCCGCTCTCATCGCGGTGCTGGTGGCCTTCGACGGACCGGTAGCGGGTCCGGTGCTGTTGGCGATGGCCACAGTGGTCGGCGTCGCCGGGCGTCGCCACGGTGTGACGCGGTGGATTGCCATCGGGCTGGCCGTGGTCGGGGGTCTGATCTACCTCGATGCCGCGGGACCCGACATTTTGGTTCACGCTACGAAACTATCTGCAGAGCTTACGGTTTCGGTGTTGATCGGCAGTCTGCTGGCGATCGCCGCGGCTGCTGCGATCTCGTGGGCCTGGTCGGTTGAGGGTGCCGCGGATCAGGAGGTACTCCGGCTGGTGTGGGCGGTGGCCGCCCTGGTGGCCGGATATGCGCTGACCGTGTTTGCCGTAACGGCCGGCGTCGCCGTCGCCGGCACCCGCGCCGGCTTTTTCGGTGGTCACATGGTGGCGACCATCTGCTGGATCGGGGTGGCGGCCGGCCTGCTGGCCTATGCGGCGCGACGTCCTAAGGCGCAGCGGTCGCTGCCGATCGGCGGCGGTATGGCGCTGGTGGCGGCGGCAATGGCCAAACTGTTCCTGTTCGACCTCGGGACGCTCGACGGAATCTTCCGCGTCGTGGTGTTCATCGTGGTCGGGTTGGCACTGCTGGGGATGGGGGCGGGATATGCGCGACTGCTCAATCAACAGGACCGGGTGGCCGTCGAGCGGTCCGTGTGA
- a CDS encoding response regulator, protein MTETALRVMVVDDHPIWRDAVARDLADEGFDVVATADGVASARRRAEVVLPDVVVMDMSLSDGSGATATAEVLTVSPSSRVLVLSASDERDDVLEAVKAGATGYLVKSASKAELTAAVRATAERRAVFTPGLAGLVLGEYRRISQRPDDGPATPSLTERETEVLRFVAKGLTAKQIATRLSLSHRTVENHVQATFRKLQVANRVELARYAIEHGLDE, encoded by the coding sequence ATGACGGAGACCGCACTGAGGGTGATGGTCGTCGACGATCATCCGATCTGGCGCGACGCGGTGGCACGCGATCTCGCCGATGAGGGGTTCGATGTCGTGGCCACGGCCGACGGGGTGGCTTCGGCGCGTAGACGAGCCGAGGTGGTGCTGCCAGACGTGGTGGTGATGGACATGAGCCTGTCCGACGGCAGTGGTGCCACGGCCACCGCGGAGGTGCTCACGGTGTCGCCGTCGTCGCGGGTACTGGTGCTTTCGGCCTCCGATGAGCGTGACGACGTTCTGGAAGCGGTGAAAGCCGGGGCCACCGGATATCTGGTGAAGAGTGCGTCGAAAGCCGAATTGACGGCTGCGGTGCGGGCCACTGCGGAGAGGCGTGCGGTGTTCACCCCGGGGTTGGCCGGGTTGGTGCTGGGCGAGTACCGGCGTATCTCTCAACGTCCGGATGACGGTCCGGCCACCCCCAGCTTGACCGAACGGGAGACCGAGGTGCTGCGTTTTGTGGCAAAAGGGTTGACGGCCAAGCAGATTGCCACGCGTCTGTCGCTGAGTCACCGCACGGTGGAAAATCACGTCCAGGCGACGTTCCGCAAGTTGCAGGTCGCCAACCGCGTCGAACTGGCCCGCTACGCGATCGAACACGGGCTCGACGAGTAG
- the macS gene encoding MacS family sensor histidine kinase: MQRRPDPVIPLWRAAQIFRLLSCLYALGFQIAINDDLTRPVLAGVLCAVLIVWSIACAIAYLQGFGRRPSWVIAEIVVVLALMLSTELVASAHWIADNQSWPTTLWATNATISAALQFGPVGGMGAGLAVMAAAAALKGYVSINLGRNATIVIELAVGLAVGMAAQTARRAHAELERAVRLAAALEERERLSRRVHDGAIQVLALVSRRGREIGGETAQLAELAGEQERALRRLVSAPDPEAHTGGVTDIGALLRSRASDRVSVSLPAEPVLLDHDAAHELFAAAGNALDNAAAHAGPDARVFVLLEDLGDSVTVSIRDDGIGIDSGRLDEAVREGHVGIAKSIVGRMNWLGGQAQLNTAPGCGTEWELTLPRPSAGRDTGERGQ; this comes from the coding sequence ATGCAGCGCCGCCCGGATCCGGTTATTCCGTTGTGGCGTGCTGCGCAGATCTTCCGGTTGCTGAGCTGCCTGTATGCGCTGGGGTTTCAGATCGCGATCAACGACGACCTGACGCGTCCGGTGCTGGCCGGCGTGCTGTGCGCGGTGCTGATCGTGTGGAGCATCGCCTGTGCGATCGCCTACCTGCAGGGTTTCGGCCGTCGTCCCTCGTGGGTGATCGCGGAGATCGTGGTGGTCCTGGCGCTCATGCTCTCCACCGAATTGGTGGCATCCGCGCACTGGATCGCAGACAACCAGTCTTGGCCGACCACGTTGTGGGCAACGAACGCCACCATTTCGGCGGCACTGCAATTCGGTCCGGTCGGGGGGATGGGAGCCGGGTTGGCGGTGATGGCCGCCGCAGCCGCATTGAAGGGCTACGTCAGCATCAATCTCGGCCGCAACGCCACCATCGTCATCGAGCTGGCGGTGGGTCTGGCGGTGGGGATGGCCGCTCAAACGGCGCGTCGGGCACATGCCGAGTTGGAGCGTGCGGTCCGGTTGGCGGCTGCGTTGGAGGAACGCGAGCGGTTGTCACGACGGGTCCACGACGGCGCCATTCAGGTGCTTGCCCTGGTTTCGCGGCGGGGCCGTGAAATCGGTGGTGAGACAGCTCAGTTGGCTGAACTCGCCGGCGAGCAGGAGCGAGCGTTGCGCAGGTTGGTCAGCGCACCCGATCCGGAGGCGCACACCGGGGGCGTCACCGATATCGGTGCCCTGCTGCGGTCTCGGGCCTCCGATCGGGTTTCGGTCAGCCTGCCTGCCGAACCCGTGCTGCTGGACCACGATGCCGCCCATGAGTTGTTCGCCGCGGCCGGCAATGCCCTCGACAATGCCGCCGCGCACGCCGGACCTGATGCCCGGGTATTCGTCCTGCTGGAAGATCTCGGTGATTCGGTGACGGTGAGCATTCGCGACGACGGTATCGGCATCGATTCCGGACGGCTGGACGAGGCGGTCCGCGAAGGTCATGTGGGAATCGCGAAATCGATTGTGGGACGAATGAATTGGCTGGGTGGCCAGGCGCAGTTGAATACCGCGCCAGGATGTGGCACCGAATGGGAACTCACGCTGCCCCGCCCGTCGGCAGGCCGTGACACCGGCGAGAGGGGGCAGTGA